A DNA window from Vigna unguiculata cultivar IT97K-499-35 chromosome 10, ASM411807v1, whole genome shotgun sequence contains the following coding sequences:
- the LOC114166937 gene encoding uncharacterized protein LOC114166937, with product MESARLAVEATQQRHLEALHQIGENRSAVGSSQASLPRVQEWSLEDFLQHHPSHFDGKVSPDGADQWMRDMERIYDAKRCPAENRLTYTEYLLAGEAVHWLSSMKMMLEDSHETITWELFKKKFYAEFFPDCMRYAKEVEFLQLMQGVMSVSEYAEKFKHLGRFHTLKMAEDWQCRKFENGLRGDLKLMVAPLSIKEFPALVEKARVMEKLKAEVEAQQRSQLKVGGPSGSMSRHDDRRKPYSRPQPQGPRRFSHPPQQFRPSRLQCFHCRGPHQRSACPQLSDRRTCHKLTSVCMVIFEDDCIVLYWPMSSSASELLKN from the coding sequence ATGGAGTCTGCAAGACTAGCAGTAGAAGCGACTCAGCAGAGGCACTTGGAAGCCCTGCATCAAATAGGGGAAAACCGTTCAGCCGTTGGCTCTTCCCAAGCTTCACTGCCCCGAGTGCAAGAGTGGAGTTTGGAGGATTTCCTACAACACCATCCATCCCACTTTGATGGCAAAGTTAGCCCGGATGGAGCTGACCAATGGATGCGGGACATGGAACGAATCTATGATGCTAAGAGATGTCCTGCAGAGAACAGGCTGACATACACTGAGTACCTTCTTGCTGGAGAGGCCGTGCATTGGTTGTCCAGCATGAAGATGATGTTGGAGGACAGTCATGAGACCATCACTTGGGAACTGTTTAAGAAGAAGTTCTATGCCGAGTTCTTCCCAGATTGCATGAGGTATGCGAAGGAGGTTGAGTTCTTGCAGCTGATGCAAGGAGTCATGTCAGTGTCTGAGTACGCTGAAAAGTTTAAACACTTGGGCAGATTTCACACCCTGAAGATGGCGGAGGACTGGCAGTGTAGAAAATTTGAGAATGGGTTGAGGGGTGACCTCAAGCTCATGGTGGCTCCGCTCTCTATCAAGGAGTTCCCTGCCTTGGTAGAGAAGGCAAGAGTGATGGAGAAACTCAAGGCGGAAGTTGAAGCTCAGCAGAGGTCTCAGTTGAAGGTgggaggaccatctgggtccatgAGCAGACACGACGACAGGAGGAAGCCATACTCTAGGCCTCAGCCCCAGGGGCCCAGGAGGTTCTCACATCCGCCCCAACAGTTTCGGCCTTCTAGGCTGCAATGCTTCCACTGTAGGGGGCCCCATCAGAGGAGCGCCTGCCCCCAGCTTTCTGACAGGAGGACCTGCCATAAGTTGACCAGTGTGTGTATGGTTATTTTTGAGGATGACTGTATTGTATTATACTGGCCTATGTCATCGTCTGCTTCTGaattactaaaaaattaa
- the LOC114166143 gene encoding uncharacterized RNA-binding protein C1827.05c-like, which yields MGTKVKKAMKKNMKKASSNNPSQGADFLPLEGGPGRKLAEQKPPENTSTVLYVSRIPHGFYEKEMEGYFGQFGTVKRLRIARNKKTGKSRHFGYIEFESPEVAKIVADTMHNYLLFEHLLQVHVVPPEHVHSRLWKGFSYRHKPVDYVRIERKRHDKERTLEEHKKLVDRIVRHDQKRRKRIEAAGIDYECPEIIGNLQPAPKKIKFDD from the exons ATGGGAACAAAGGTAAAGAAAGCTATgaagaagaatatgaaaaaggCTTCCTCTAACAACCCATCTCAGGGTGCTGATTTTTTG CCCTTGGAAGGTGGTCCTGGTCGCAAGCTCGCCGAACAGAAGCCGCCGGAGAATACCTCCACGGTACTGTACGTGTCCAGGATTCCGCATGGATTCTATGAGAAGGAGATGGAAG GttattttggtcaatttggaacCGTCAAGAGGTTGAGAATCGCGAGAAATAAAAAG ACAGGAAAATCAAGACATTTTGGGTACATAGAATTTGAATCTCCTGAG GTAGCGAAAATTGTAGCTGATACTATGCACAATTATCTCCTTTTCGAGCACCTTCTCCAAGTTCATGTTGTACCTCCGGAGCATGTTCATTCAAGATT ATGGAAAGGATTCAGTTATCGTCACAAGCCAGTGGATTATGTCCGAATTGAACGGAAGCGTCATGACAAG GAAAGAACCTTAGAAGAGCACAAAAAGTTGGTGGATAGGATTGTAAGACATGACCAAAAACGACGGAAAAGGATAGAGGCTGCTGGCATTGATTACGAATGCCCTGAGATT ATTGGTAACCTCCAGCCTGctccaaagaaaataaaatttgatgactGA
- the LOC114167530 gene encoding UMP-CMP kinase 3-like isoform X2, producing MGSVEATNKDANGSPAEKNPTVVFVLGGPGSGKGTQCANIVDNFKFTHLSAGDLLRAEIKSGSENGTMIQNMIKEGKIVPSEVTIKLLQKAMKESGNDKFLIDGFPRNEENRAAFEKVTGIEPAFVLYFDCPEEEMERRLLSRNQGREDDNIETIRKRFKVFLESSLPVINYYDAKGKVRKINAARSVEEVFETVKGIFGSKNEKAE from the exons ATGGGAAGTGTTGAAGCTACAAACAAG GATGCAAACGGAAGCCCCGCAGAGAAAAATCCTACAGTTGTTTTTGTCTTAG GGGGCCCAGGCAGTGGAAAGGGTACGCAATGTGCAAATATTGTTGACAATTTTAAGTTTACTCACCTCAGTGCGGGGGATCTTCTGCGAGCAGAAATCAAATCTGGTTCTGAGAATGG TACAATGATTCAGAATATGATTAAAGAAGGGAAAATTGTTCCCTCTGAGGTAACAATTAAGCTCTTACAAAAAGCAATGAAGGAAAGTGGCAATGACAAATTTCTTATTGATGGTTTTCCCCGCAATGAGGAAAATCGTGCAGCATTTGAGAAAGTG ACAGGAATAGAGCCAGCTTTTGTCCTATATTTTGATTGCCCTGAGGAAGAGATGGAGAGGCGACTTCTTAGTAGGAACCAG GGTCGAGAAGATGACAATATTGAAACAATAAGGAAGCGGTTCAAGGTGTTCTTGGAGTCTAGTCTTCCTGTGATTAATTATTATGATGCAAAAGGAAAAGTTCGCAAG ATCAATGCTGCGAGATCTGTTGAAGAGGTATTTGAGACAGTGAAAGGAATTTTTGGTTCCAAGAATGAGAAG GCTGAATGA
- the LOC114167530 gene encoding UMP-CMP kinase 3-like isoform X1: MGSVEATNKDANGSPAEKNPTVVFVLGGPGSGKGTQCANIVDNFKFTHLSAGDLLRAEIKSGSENGTMIQNMIKEGKIVPSEVTIKLLQKAMKESGNDKFLIDGFPRNEENRAAFEKVTGIEPAFVLYFDCPEEEMERRLLSRNQGREDDNIETIRKRFKVFLESSLPVINYYDAKGKVRKINAARSVEEVFETVKGIFGSKNEKVNHYVRLMSRLYMYKFHFVSKTKFGNHCLPC; encoded by the exons ATGGGAAGTGTTGAAGCTACAAACAAG GATGCAAACGGAAGCCCCGCAGAGAAAAATCCTACAGTTGTTTTTGTCTTAG GGGGCCCAGGCAGTGGAAAGGGTACGCAATGTGCAAATATTGTTGACAATTTTAAGTTTACTCACCTCAGTGCGGGGGATCTTCTGCGAGCAGAAATCAAATCTGGTTCTGAGAATGG TACAATGATTCAGAATATGATTAAAGAAGGGAAAATTGTTCCCTCTGAGGTAACAATTAAGCTCTTACAAAAAGCAATGAAGGAAAGTGGCAATGACAAATTTCTTATTGATGGTTTTCCCCGCAATGAGGAAAATCGTGCAGCATTTGAGAAAGTG ACAGGAATAGAGCCAGCTTTTGTCCTATATTTTGATTGCCCTGAGGAAGAGATGGAGAGGCGACTTCTTAGTAGGAACCAG GGTCGAGAAGATGACAATATTGAAACAATAAGGAAGCGGTTCAAGGTGTTCTTGGAGTCTAGTCTTCCTGTGATTAATTATTATGATGCAAAAGGAAAAGTTCGCAAG ATCAATGCTGCGAGATCTGTTGAAGAGGTATTTGAGACAGTGAAAGGAATTTTTGGTTCCAAGAATGAGAAGGTAAATCATTATGTTCGTCTTATGTCAAGACTTTATATGTATAAGTTCCATTTTGTATCAAAGACAAAATTTGGGAACCATTGTCTTCCTTGTTAA